The following proteins are co-located in the Xiphophorus hellerii strain 12219 chromosome 2, Xiphophorus_hellerii-4.1, whole genome shotgun sequence genome:
- the LOC116709477 gene encoding suppressor of tumorigenicity 7 protein homolog isoform X2 has protein sequence MFGTESSLSMFLNTLTPKFYVALTGTSSLISGLILIFEWWYFRKYGTSFIEQVSVSHLRPLLGGVDSSSPSSSNTSNGDADSNRQSVSECKVWRNPLNLFRGAEYNRYTWVTGREPLTYYDMNLSAQDHQTFFTCDSDHLRPADAIMQKAWRERNPQARISAAHEALELEDCATAYILLAEEEATTIMEAERLFKQALKAGEGCYRRSQQLQHHGTQYEAQHRRDTNVLVYIKRRLAMCSRKLGRTREAVKMMRDLCVFQLMKEFPLLSMFNIHENLLESLLELQNYADVQAVLAKYDDISLPKSATICYTAALLKARAVSDKFSPEAASRRGLSTAEMNAVEAIHRAVEFNPHVPKYLLEMKSLILPPEHILKRGDSEAIAYAFFHLQHWKRVEGALNLLHCTWEGTFRMIPYPLEKGHLFYPYPICTETADRELLPMFHEVSVYPKKELPFFILFTAGLCSFTAMLALLTHQFPELMGVFAKAFLSTLFAPLNFIMEKVESILPSSLWHQLTRI, from the exons TAAGCATGTTTCTCAACACCTTGACTCCCAAGTTCTACGTGGCTCTGACAGGCACTTCCTCCCTCATATCTGGACTCATATTG ATCTTTGAGTGGTGGTATTTCAGGAAATATGGGACCTCCTTCATAGAGCAAGTGTCTGTGAGCCAcctgcgccccctgctgggtgGAGTGGATAGCAGTTCCCCCAGCAGCTCTAACACAAGCAACGGAGACGCTGACTCCAATCGGCAAAGTGTGTCTG AATGTAAAGTGTGGAGAAATCCTCTAAATTTATTTCGTGGAGCTGAATATAATCG TTATACATGGGTAACGGGTCGAGAGCCGCTGACTTACTATGACATGAATCTGTCAGCACAAGATCATCAGACCTTCTTCACATGCGACTCAGACCACTTGCGACCAGCTGATGCCA TCATGCAGAAGGCGTGGAGAGAAAGAAACCCGCAGGCTCGCATCTCTGCAGCACACGAAGCACTGGAGCTAGAAGA CTGTGCTACAGCATACATCCTCCTGGCAGAGGAAGAAGCCACCACCATAATGGAGGCTGAGCGGTTATTTAAACAGGCGCTTAAAGCTGGAGAGGGCTGCTACCGCCGcagccagcagctgcagcaccacGGGACACAGTACGAAGCCCAGCACA GAAGAGACACCAACGTGTTGGTGTATATAAAGAGGCGGCTGGCCATGTGCTCCAGAAAGCTGGGCCGAACACGAGAAGCAGTCAAGATGATGAGAGAT ttgtgtgttttccagttAATGAAGGAGTTCCCTCTCCTCAGTATGTTCAACATCCATGAGAACCTGCTGGAGTCACTACTGGAGCTCCAGAACTACGCCGACGTCCAGGCGGTTCTGGCCAAGTATGACG ATATTAGCTTACCCAAATCTGCAACAATATGCTACACGGCTGCCTTGCTCAAAGCCAGGGCAGTATCAGACAA gttcTCTCCAGAGGCAGCGTCCAGGCGGGGCCTGAGCACAGCAGAGATGAATGCAGTAGAAGCCATCCACAGAGCGGTGGAGTTCAACCCTCACGTCCCCAAA taTCTGCTGGAGATGAAGAGTTTAATTCTTCCTCCAGAACACATCCTGAAGAGAGGGGACAGCGAAGCCATCGCCTACGCCTTCTTCCACCTGCAGCATTGGAAACGGGTGGAGGGAGCACTCAACTTGCTGCACTGTACATGGGAGGGCA CATTCAGAATGATTCCATATCCTCTAGAGAAGGGTCACCTCTTCTACCCCTACCCCATCTGCACAGAGACGGCCGACAGAGAGCTGCTACCCA TGTTTCACGAGGTGTCGGTCTACCCCAAGAAGGAGCTGCCCTTCTTCATCCTCTTCACGGCGGGCCTCTGCTCCTTCACCGCCATGTTGGCTCTGCTCACACACCAGTTCCCTGAACTCATGGGAGTGTTTGCTAAGGCA
- the LOC116709477 gene encoding suppressor of tumorigenicity 7 protein homolog isoform X5, protein MFLNTLTPKFYVALTGTSSLISGLILIFEWWYFRKYGTSFIEQVSVSHLRPLLGGVDSSSPSSSNTSNGDADSNRQSVSECKVWRNPLNLFRGAEYNRYTWVTGREPLTYYDMNLSAQDHQTFFTCDSDHLRPADAIMQKAWRERNPQARISAAHEALELEDCATAYILLAEEEATTIMEAERLFKQALKAGEGCYRRSQQLQHHGTQYEAQHRRDTNVLVYIKRRLAMCSRKLGRTREAVKMMRDLCVFQLMKEFPLLSMFNIHENLLESLLELQNYADVQAVLAKYDDISLPKSATICYTAALLKARAVSDKFSPEAASRRGLSTAEMNAVEAIHRAVEFNPHVPKYLLEMKSLILPPEHILKRGDSEAIAYAFFHLQHWKRVEGALNLLHCTWEGTFRMIPYPLEKGHLFYPYPICTETADRELLPTVFHEVSVYPKKELPFFILFTAGLCSFTAMLALLTHQFPELMGVFAKAFLSTLFAPLNFIMEKVESILPSSLWHQLTRI, encoded by the exons ATGTTTCTCAACACCTTGACTCCCAAGTTCTACGTGGCTCTGACAGGCACTTCCTCCCTCATATCTGGACTCATATTG ATCTTTGAGTGGTGGTATTTCAGGAAATATGGGACCTCCTTCATAGAGCAAGTGTCTGTGAGCCAcctgcgccccctgctgggtgGAGTGGATAGCAGTTCCCCCAGCAGCTCTAACACAAGCAACGGAGACGCTGACTCCAATCGGCAAAGTGTGTCTG AATGTAAAGTGTGGAGAAATCCTCTAAATTTATTTCGTGGAGCTGAATATAATCG TTATACATGGGTAACGGGTCGAGAGCCGCTGACTTACTATGACATGAATCTGTCAGCACAAGATCATCAGACCTTCTTCACATGCGACTCAGACCACTTGCGACCAGCTGATGCCA TCATGCAGAAGGCGTGGAGAGAAAGAAACCCGCAGGCTCGCATCTCTGCAGCACACGAAGCACTGGAGCTAGAAGA CTGTGCTACAGCATACATCCTCCTGGCAGAGGAAGAAGCCACCACCATAATGGAGGCTGAGCGGTTATTTAAACAGGCGCTTAAAGCTGGAGAGGGCTGCTACCGCCGcagccagcagctgcagcaccacGGGACACAGTACGAAGCCCAGCACA GAAGAGACACCAACGTGTTGGTGTATATAAAGAGGCGGCTGGCCATGTGCTCCAGAAAGCTGGGCCGAACACGAGAAGCAGTCAAGATGATGAGAGAT ttgtgtgttttccagttAATGAAGGAGTTCCCTCTCCTCAGTATGTTCAACATCCATGAGAACCTGCTGGAGTCACTACTGGAGCTCCAGAACTACGCCGACGTCCAGGCGGTTCTGGCCAAGTATGACG ATATTAGCTTACCCAAATCTGCAACAATATGCTACACGGCTGCCTTGCTCAAAGCCAGGGCAGTATCAGACAA gttcTCTCCAGAGGCAGCGTCCAGGCGGGGCCTGAGCACAGCAGAGATGAATGCAGTAGAAGCCATCCACAGAGCGGTGGAGTTCAACCCTCACGTCCCCAAA taTCTGCTGGAGATGAAGAGTTTAATTCTTCCTCCAGAACACATCCTGAAGAGAGGGGACAGCGAAGCCATCGCCTACGCCTTCTTCCACCTGCAGCATTGGAAACGGGTGGAGGGAGCACTCAACTTGCTGCACTGTACATGGGAGGGCA CATTCAGAATGATTCCATATCCTCTAGAGAAGGGTCACCTCTTCTACCCCTACCCCATCTGCACAGAGACGGCCGACAGAGAGCTGCTACCCA CAGTGTTTCACGAGGTGTCGGTCTACCCCAAGAAGGAGCTGCCCTTCTTCATCCTCTTCACGGCGGGCCTCTGCTCCTTCACCGCCATGTTGGCTCTGCTCACACACCAGTTCCCTGAACTCATGGGAGTGTTTGCTAAGGCA
- the LOC116709477 gene encoding suppressor of tumorigenicity 7 protein homolog isoform X1 yields MFGTESSLSMFLNTLTPKFYVALTGTSSLISGLILIFEWWYFRKYGTSFIEQVSVSHLRPLLGGVDSSSPSSSNTSNGDADSNRQSVSECKVWRNPLNLFRGAEYNRYTWVTGREPLTYYDMNLSAQDHQTFFTCDSDHLRPADAIMQKAWRERNPQARISAAHEALELEDCATAYILLAEEEATTIMEAERLFKQALKAGEGCYRRSQQLQHHGTQYEAQHRRDTNVLVYIKRRLAMCSRKLGRTREAVKMMRDLCVFQLMKEFPLLSMFNIHENLLESLLELQNYADVQAVLAKYDDISLPKSATICYTAALLKARAVSDKFSPEAASRRGLSTAEMNAVEAIHRAVEFNPHVPKYLLEMKSLILPPEHILKRGDSEAIAYAFFHLQHWKRVEGALNLLHCTWEGTFRMIPYPLEKGHLFYPYPICTETADRELLPTVFHEVSVYPKKELPFFILFTAGLCSFTAMLALLTHQFPELMGVFAKAFLSTLFAPLNFIMEKVESILPSSLWHQLTRI; encoded by the exons TAAGCATGTTTCTCAACACCTTGACTCCCAAGTTCTACGTGGCTCTGACAGGCACTTCCTCCCTCATATCTGGACTCATATTG ATCTTTGAGTGGTGGTATTTCAGGAAATATGGGACCTCCTTCATAGAGCAAGTGTCTGTGAGCCAcctgcgccccctgctgggtgGAGTGGATAGCAGTTCCCCCAGCAGCTCTAACACAAGCAACGGAGACGCTGACTCCAATCGGCAAAGTGTGTCTG AATGTAAAGTGTGGAGAAATCCTCTAAATTTATTTCGTGGAGCTGAATATAATCG TTATACATGGGTAACGGGTCGAGAGCCGCTGACTTACTATGACATGAATCTGTCAGCACAAGATCATCAGACCTTCTTCACATGCGACTCAGACCACTTGCGACCAGCTGATGCCA TCATGCAGAAGGCGTGGAGAGAAAGAAACCCGCAGGCTCGCATCTCTGCAGCACACGAAGCACTGGAGCTAGAAGA CTGTGCTACAGCATACATCCTCCTGGCAGAGGAAGAAGCCACCACCATAATGGAGGCTGAGCGGTTATTTAAACAGGCGCTTAAAGCTGGAGAGGGCTGCTACCGCCGcagccagcagctgcagcaccacGGGACACAGTACGAAGCCCAGCACA GAAGAGACACCAACGTGTTGGTGTATATAAAGAGGCGGCTGGCCATGTGCTCCAGAAAGCTGGGCCGAACACGAGAAGCAGTCAAGATGATGAGAGAT ttgtgtgttttccagttAATGAAGGAGTTCCCTCTCCTCAGTATGTTCAACATCCATGAGAACCTGCTGGAGTCACTACTGGAGCTCCAGAACTACGCCGACGTCCAGGCGGTTCTGGCCAAGTATGACG ATATTAGCTTACCCAAATCTGCAACAATATGCTACACGGCTGCCTTGCTCAAAGCCAGGGCAGTATCAGACAA gttcTCTCCAGAGGCAGCGTCCAGGCGGGGCCTGAGCACAGCAGAGATGAATGCAGTAGAAGCCATCCACAGAGCGGTGGAGTTCAACCCTCACGTCCCCAAA taTCTGCTGGAGATGAAGAGTTTAATTCTTCCTCCAGAACACATCCTGAAGAGAGGGGACAGCGAAGCCATCGCCTACGCCTTCTTCCACCTGCAGCATTGGAAACGGGTGGAGGGAGCACTCAACTTGCTGCACTGTACATGGGAGGGCA CATTCAGAATGATTCCATATCCTCTAGAGAAGGGTCACCTCTTCTACCCCTACCCCATCTGCACAGAGACGGCCGACAGAGAGCTGCTACCCA CAGTGTTTCACGAGGTGTCGGTCTACCCCAAGAAGGAGCTGCCCTTCTTCATCCTCTTCACGGCGGGCCTCTGCTCCTTCACCGCCATGTTGGCTCTGCTCACACACCAGTTCCCTGAACTCATGGGAGTGTTTGCTAAGGCA
- the LOC116709477 gene encoding suppressor of tumorigenicity 7 protein homolog isoform X4 — protein MFGTESSLSMFLNTLTPKFYVALTGTSSLISGLILIFEWWYFRKYGTSFIEQVSVSHLRPLLGGVDSSSPSSSNTSNGDADSNRQSVSECKVWRNPLNLFRGAEYNRYTWVTGREPLTYYDMNLSAQDHQTFFTCDSDHLRPADAIMQKAWRERNPQARISAAHEALELEDCATAYILLAEEEATTIMEAERLFKQALKAGEGCYRRSQQLQHHGTQYEAQHRRDTNVLVYIKRRLAMCSRKLGRTREAVKMMRDLMKEFPLLSMFNIHENLLESLLELQNYADVQAVLAKYDDISLPKSATICYTAALLKARAVSDKFSPEAASRRGLSTAEMNAVEAIHRAVEFNPHVPKYLLEMKSLILPPEHILKRGDSEAIAYAFFHLQHWKRVEGALNLLHCTWEGTFRMIPYPLEKGHLFYPYPICTETADRELLPMFHEVSVYPKKELPFFILFTAGLCSFTAMLALLTHQFPELMGVFAKAFLSTLFAPLNFIMEKVESILPSSLWHQLTRI, from the exons TAAGCATGTTTCTCAACACCTTGACTCCCAAGTTCTACGTGGCTCTGACAGGCACTTCCTCCCTCATATCTGGACTCATATTG ATCTTTGAGTGGTGGTATTTCAGGAAATATGGGACCTCCTTCATAGAGCAAGTGTCTGTGAGCCAcctgcgccccctgctgggtgGAGTGGATAGCAGTTCCCCCAGCAGCTCTAACACAAGCAACGGAGACGCTGACTCCAATCGGCAAAGTGTGTCTG AATGTAAAGTGTGGAGAAATCCTCTAAATTTATTTCGTGGAGCTGAATATAATCG TTATACATGGGTAACGGGTCGAGAGCCGCTGACTTACTATGACATGAATCTGTCAGCACAAGATCATCAGACCTTCTTCACATGCGACTCAGACCACTTGCGACCAGCTGATGCCA TCATGCAGAAGGCGTGGAGAGAAAGAAACCCGCAGGCTCGCATCTCTGCAGCACACGAAGCACTGGAGCTAGAAGA CTGTGCTACAGCATACATCCTCCTGGCAGAGGAAGAAGCCACCACCATAATGGAGGCTGAGCGGTTATTTAAACAGGCGCTTAAAGCTGGAGAGGGCTGCTACCGCCGcagccagcagctgcagcaccacGGGACACAGTACGAAGCCCAGCACA GAAGAGACACCAACGTGTTGGTGTATATAAAGAGGCGGCTGGCCATGTGCTCCAGAAAGCTGGGCCGAACACGAGAAGCAGTCAAGATGATGAGAGAT ttAATGAAGGAGTTCCCTCTCCTCAGTATGTTCAACATCCATGAGAACCTGCTGGAGTCACTACTGGAGCTCCAGAACTACGCCGACGTCCAGGCGGTTCTGGCCAAGTATGACG ATATTAGCTTACCCAAATCTGCAACAATATGCTACACGGCTGCCTTGCTCAAAGCCAGGGCAGTATCAGACAA gttcTCTCCAGAGGCAGCGTCCAGGCGGGGCCTGAGCACAGCAGAGATGAATGCAGTAGAAGCCATCCACAGAGCGGTGGAGTTCAACCCTCACGTCCCCAAA taTCTGCTGGAGATGAAGAGTTTAATTCTTCCTCCAGAACACATCCTGAAGAGAGGGGACAGCGAAGCCATCGCCTACGCCTTCTTCCACCTGCAGCATTGGAAACGGGTGGAGGGAGCACTCAACTTGCTGCACTGTACATGGGAGGGCA CATTCAGAATGATTCCATATCCTCTAGAGAAGGGTCACCTCTTCTACCCCTACCCCATCTGCACAGAGACGGCCGACAGAGAGCTGCTACCCA TGTTTCACGAGGTGTCGGTCTACCCCAAGAAGGAGCTGCCCTTCTTCATCCTCTTCACGGCGGGCCTCTGCTCCTTCACCGCCATGTTGGCTCTGCTCACACACCAGTTCCCTGAACTCATGGGAGTGTTTGCTAAGGCA
- the LOC116709477 gene encoding suppressor of tumorigenicity 7 protein homolog isoform X3, whose translation MFGTESSLSMFLNTLTPKFYVALTGTSSLISGLILIFEWWYFRKYGTSFIEQVSVSHLRPLLGGVDSSSPSSSNTSNGDADSNRQSVSECKVWRNPLNLFRGAEYNRYTWVTGREPLTYYDMNLSAQDHQTFFTCDSDHLRPADAIMQKAWRERNPQARISAAHEALELEDCATAYILLAEEEATTIMEAERLFKQALKAGEGCYRRSQQLQHHGTQYEAQHRRDTNVLVYIKRRLAMCSRKLGRTREAVKMMRDLMKEFPLLSMFNIHENLLESLLELQNYADVQAVLAKYDDISLPKSATICYTAALLKARAVSDKFSPEAASRRGLSTAEMNAVEAIHRAVEFNPHVPKYLLEMKSLILPPEHILKRGDSEAIAYAFFHLQHWKRVEGALNLLHCTWEGTFRMIPYPLEKGHLFYPYPICTETADRELLPTVFHEVSVYPKKELPFFILFTAGLCSFTAMLALLTHQFPELMGVFAKAFLSTLFAPLNFIMEKVESILPSSLWHQLTRI comes from the exons TAAGCATGTTTCTCAACACCTTGACTCCCAAGTTCTACGTGGCTCTGACAGGCACTTCCTCCCTCATATCTGGACTCATATTG ATCTTTGAGTGGTGGTATTTCAGGAAATATGGGACCTCCTTCATAGAGCAAGTGTCTGTGAGCCAcctgcgccccctgctgggtgGAGTGGATAGCAGTTCCCCCAGCAGCTCTAACACAAGCAACGGAGACGCTGACTCCAATCGGCAAAGTGTGTCTG AATGTAAAGTGTGGAGAAATCCTCTAAATTTATTTCGTGGAGCTGAATATAATCG TTATACATGGGTAACGGGTCGAGAGCCGCTGACTTACTATGACATGAATCTGTCAGCACAAGATCATCAGACCTTCTTCACATGCGACTCAGACCACTTGCGACCAGCTGATGCCA TCATGCAGAAGGCGTGGAGAGAAAGAAACCCGCAGGCTCGCATCTCTGCAGCACACGAAGCACTGGAGCTAGAAGA CTGTGCTACAGCATACATCCTCCTGGCAGAGGAAGAAGCCACCACCATAATGGAGGCTGAGCGGTTATTTAAACAGGCGCTTAAAGCTGGAGAGGGCTGCTACCGCCGcagccagcagctgcagcaccacGGGACACAGTACGAAGCCCAGCACA GAAGAGACACCAACGTGTTGGTGTATATAAAGAGGCGGCTGGCCATGTGCTCCAGAAAGCTGGGCCGAACACGAGAAGCAGTCAAGATGATGAGAGAT ttAATGAAGGAGTTCCCTCTCCTCAGTATGTTCAACATCCATGAGAACCTGCTGGAGTCACTACTGGAGCTCCAGAACTACGCCGACGTCCAGGCGGTTCTGGCCAAGTATGACG ATATTAGCTTACCCAAATCTGCAACAATATGCTACACGGCTGCCTTGCTCAAAGCCAGGGCAGTATCAGACAA gttcTCTCCAGAGGCAGCGTCCAGGCGGGGCCTGAGCACAGCAGAGATGAATGCAGTAGAAGCCATCCACAGAGCGGTGGAGTTCAACCCTCACGTCCCCAAA taTCTGCTGGAGATGAAGAGTTTAATTCTTCCTCCAGAACACATCCTGAAGAGAGGGGACAGCGAAGCCATCGCCTACGCCTTCTTCCACCTGCAGCATTGGAAACGGGTGGAGGGAGCACTCAACTTGCTGCACTGTACATGGGAGGGCA CATTCAGAATGATTCCATATCCTCTAGAGAAGGGTCACCTCTTCTACCCCTACCCCATCTGCACAGAGACGGCCGACAGAGAGCTGCTACCCA CAGTGTTTCACGAGGTGTCGGTCTACCCCAAGAAGGAGCTGCCCTTCTTCATCCTCTTCACGGCGGGCCTCTGCTCCTTCACCGCCATGTTGGCTCTGCTCACACACCAGTTCCCTGAACTCATGGGAGTGTTTGCTAAGGCA